In Spinacia oleracea cultivar Varoflay chromosome 5, BTI_SOV_V1, whole genome shotgun sequence, a single window of DNA contains:
- the LOC130461296 gene encoding F-box/kelch-repeat protein At3g23880-like: MKRTYNKLMRCNVLRPELDLPPELWTEVLARLPAKTLVRFRTVCRAWCSTIDKPEFFSKHLSLYKNNTAKNRLLVLDDSMEYSTLQVLLRYKFTLTTTFRQKMSGRLDILGYCNGLVLLSLNCGMYDQIKLLNPSIQKSTVLPRCPGVTQTDAPIYIIGFVPSSNEYKVAAFRFSVKNLSVSISIYSFSDHLWRTKTAMIDFPVRFFRSMGYVEIYKEGYCSSNNWKSYYSHGAVYWLVSDKKEPNQQSDEYEPVFEYGPKHGSTLVWKVLTM, encoded by the coding sequence ATGAAAAGGACGTACAATAAATTGATGAGATGTAACGTTTTACGACCGGAGCTGGATTTACCACCAGAGTTGTGGACGGAGGTATTGGCGAGGCTGCCGGCGAAAACCCTAGTAAGATTCAGGACTGTTTGTAGAGCTTGGTGTTCTACGATCGATAAACCTGAATTCTTTTCGAAGCATCTCAGTCTTTACAAGAATAACACAGCCAAAAATCGTTTACTAGTCTTGGATGATTCGATGGAATACAGTACACTTCAAGTTCTTCTAAGGTATAAGTTTACATTAACTACAACATTTCGGCAGAAGATGAGTGGAAGACTTGACATTCTTGGATACTGTAATGGTTTGGTTTTGCTTTCGCTGAATTGTGGTATGTATGATCAGATTAAGCTATTGAACCCGTCTATACAAAAATCTACTGTTCTTCCCCGTTGTCCTGGCGTCACACAAACTGATGCTCCTATATATATTATTGGATTTGTCCCTTCTAGTAATGAATATAAAGTGGCTGCCTTTCGCTTTTCGGTTAAGAATTTATcagtttcaatttcaatttattCATTTAGTGATCATCTTTGGAGGACCAAAACCGCTATGATTGATTTTCCTGTTAGATTTTTTCGAAGTATGGGGTATGTCGAAATATACAAAGAGGGTTATTGTTCCTCTAATAATTGGAAAAGTTATTATTCTCATGGGGCTGTGTATTGGCTTGTGTCTGATAAAAAAGAACCAAATCAACAGAGTGATGAATACGAACCGGTTTTTGAATACGGACCTAAACATGGTTCGACTTTGGTGTGGAAGGTTTTAACTATGTGA
- the LOC110778754 gene encoding F-box/kelch-repeat protein At3g06240-like — protein MRSRRRRNRKRKNNNCKVLPPELDLPPELWTDVLARLPAKTLVRFRCVCRAWCSKIDKPEFLSMHLSLYKNNVDKNRLLVMENSKGYSTLEVRQRDKYDEPRSYNIITHEIRRLRKSIPGLRSHFVDTYVESLALCSGREDQTFLY, from the coding sequence ATGAGGAGCAGAAGAAGAAGGAACCGGAAAAGGAAGAACAACAATTGTAAAGTCTTACCACCGGAGCTGGATTTACCACCAGAGTTATGGACGGACGTATTGGCGAGGCTGCCGGCGAAAACTCTGGTAAGATTCAGGTGTGTTTGTAGAGCTTGGTGCTCTAAGATCGATAAACCTGAATTCTTATCGATGCATCTTAGTCTTTACAAGAATAATGTTGACAAGAATCGTTTACTAGTTATGGAGAATTCGAAGGGATACAGTACACTTGAAGTTCGTCAAAGAGATAAGTATGATGAACCAAGGTCTTACAATATTATAACTCATGAAATACGACGTTTGAGAAAATCTATACCCGGCCTGAGGAGTCATTTTGTGGATACTTATGTTGAGAGTTTGGCTTTGTGCAGTGGACGTGAAGATCAAACTTTTTTATACTAA
- the LOC110778752 gene encoding F-box protein PP2-B1-like, with amino-acid sequence MLKMKNKKNKKRETKLLDLPEGCLSQILSLTTPSCVLRCSLVCKLLYSIANSDFVWKKLVPSDLHPLVERSSSTSPPTKHLVLLLCRSFIILEDGHMSFSLNEWTGKKSYMIGARRLTFASGDMFGFWRGILPKPKSRFSEVAELIGVNELHITGRISTQLLSPNTTYRMYFSFMLEAASHGFDVYPVRVFVSRIDKNGSYLGGSSYNDASKTFYLKPRRPMHADMYGHVTHVESEDTMDCDISNRWMMIDMGKYFNQVDDNVDVLEMTLMGTEIGLRKSGLVVQGIEILPVD; translated from the exons ATGTTGAagatgaaaaacaaaaaaaacaaaaagagggaGACTAAATTGTTGGATTTACCAGAAGGATGTCTATCTCAAATCCTGTCACTCACAACTCCTTCATGTGTTCTTCGTTGTTCGTTGGTCTGTAAGCTTTTATACTCCATTGCAAACTCTGATTTCGTGTGGAAGAAGTTAGTACCGTCTGATTTGCACCCCCTGGTTGAACGCTCATCATCTACTTCTCCTCCTACAAAGCACCTAGTCCTCCTCCTTTGTCGTTCTTTCATTATTTTAGAAGATGGCCATATG AGCTTTTCATTGAATGAATGGACGGGGAAGAAAAGTTATATGATTGGTGCTAGAAGACTAACATTTGCATCGGGTGATATGTTTGGTTTTTGGAGGGGAATACTTCCCAAACCTAAATCCAG ATTTTCAGAGGTGGCAGAACTAATAGGAGTGAACGAGCTCCATATAACAGGAAGAATAAGCACACAATTGCTATCTCCAAACACAACTTACCGTATGTATTTCTCTTTCATGCTCGAGGCTGCCTCTCATGGCTTCGATGTCTACCCAGTTAGGGTTTTCGTGTCGAGGATCGATAAAAATGGTTCGTATTTAGGAGGTAGTAGCTACAATGATGCTTCAAAGACATTCTATCTCAAACCACGACGACCTATGCATGCTGATATGTATGGTCATGTGACTCATGTAGAGAGTGAAGACACCATGGATTGTGATATTAGTAATAGATGGATGATGATAGATATGGGGAAATACTTCAACCAGGTTGATGATAATGTTGATGTTTTGGAGATGACATTGATGGGTACTGAGATTGGTTTGCGCAAGTCTGGACTCGTTGTCCAGGGTATTGAGATTTTACCTGTCGATTGA
- the LOC110778753 gene encoding F-box protein PP2-B11-like, with protein MSKMKERENNKETKLLDLPEGCLSQILSLTTPSCVLRCSVVCKNLYYIANSGLVWKKLVPSDFHPLVERSSTTSPSVKYLVLLLCRSFILLEDGNMSFSLDEWTGKKSYMIGARRLIFASGDVFGCWRGKPPKPKSRFLEVAELIGVNELHITGRIRAQLLSPNTTYRMYFSFMLEATSYGFDVYPIRVFLSRIDTNGAYVRGNYTSKTFYLKARPIHGEMYDDAEVEDTIDCDIIGNKWIKIDMGKYFNGVDDNVDVLEMTLMGTEIGLHKSGLVVHGIEIVPVD; from the exons ATGTCGAAAATGAAGGAGCGAGAAAATAACAAGGAGACAAAATTGTTGGATTTACCAGAAGGATGTTTATCTCAAATCCTGTCACTCACAACTCCTTCTTGTGTTCTTCGTTGTTCCGTCGTATGTAAGAATTTATACTACATTGCCAACTCCGGTTTAGTGTGGAAGAAATTAGTACCGTCCGATTTCCACCCCCTCGTTGAACGCTCGTCGACTACTTCTCCTTCCGTAAAATACCTCGTCCTCCTCCTTTGCCGTTCTTTCATTCTCTTAGAAGATGGAAACATG AGCTTTTCATTGGATGAATGGACAGGGAAGAAAAGTTATATGATTGGTGCTAGAAGACTAATATTTGCATcgggtgatgtgtttggttgttGGAGGGGAAAGCCGCCCAAACCCAAGTCCAG ATTCCTAGAGGTGGCAGAACTTATAGGAGTAAACGAGCTCCACATAACAGGAAGAATAAGAGCACAATTGCTATCTCCAAACACAACTTACCGTATGTATTTCTCTTTCATGCTCGAAGCTACCTCGTATGGTTTCGATGTGTACCCTATTAGGGTGTTCTTGTCGAGAATCGACACGAATGGTGCATATGTGAGAGGCAACTATACTTCAAAGACATTCTATCTCAAAGCTCGACCAATACATGGTGAAATGTATGATGATGCAGAGGTTGAAGACACTATCGATTGTGATATTATTGGTAATAAATGGATAAAGATAGATATGGGCAAATACTTCAACGGGGTTGATGATAATGTTGATGTTTTGGAGATGACATTGATGGGTACAGAGATTGGTTTGCATAAATCTGGCCTAGTTGTCCATGGTATAGAGATCGTACCTGTCGATTGA
- the LOC110778751 gene encoding F-box protein PP2-B10-like yields the protein MTCMNLSSLPEECISHILSLISPTDVIRSSAVSKQLLSASESDTIWVKFLPFDIDLIISESSTTLDQQQLTSKKKLFLHLCRYPLLFNNNTLSFSLDIQSGKKCYMLSASTLVIPRGDTPDCWVWKSDPKSRFPKVIELQWIDITGKIHTKMLSPNTTYGVYFVFKLGIKYPATFEHTSVKLSVLELDEGLPRNDQHHLLRRKTVHKEFYLKTPVESEIFKFTEQFRRHVEAVQLPTERCDGWMEIELERYNVGSGGDGGGDNGSMVLEICMRDVDGLNWKAGLLVQGIELRPLD from the exons ATGACTTGTATGAACTTGTCGTCACTACCCGAAGAATGCATCTCACACATCTTGTCGTTGATATCGCCGACGGACGTAATCCGATCATCGGCGGTTTCGAAACAACTCTTATCGGCATCCGAATCGGACACCATTTGGGTGAAGTTCCTGCCATTTGATATTGATCTCATCATCTCTGAATCGTCAACAACGCTTGATCAACAACAGTTGACTTCTAAGAAAAAGCTCTTTCTCCATCTTTGCCGATATCCTTTACTCTTCAATAATAACACTCTG AGCTTTTCACTAGACATACAGAGCGGCAAGAAATGCTACATGCTTAGTGCAAGTACACTAGTAATTCCACGAGGCGACACCCCCGATTGTTGGGTTTGGAAATCAGACCCTAAATCAAGGTTCCCAAAAGTGATTGAGCTTCAATGGATCGACATAACTGGCAAAATACACACCAAAATGCTGTCACCAAACACAACTTACGGCGTTTATTTCGTGTTCAAGCTAGGAATCAAGTACCCTGCAACATTCGAACACACATCCGTTAAGCTATCCGTATTAGAACTCGACGAAGGGTTGCCAAGAAATGATCAACACCATCTTCTTCGTCGTAAAACGGTCCATAAGGAGTTTTACCTCAAAACTCCAGTAGagtctgaaattttcaaatttacaGAGCAATTCAGAAGGCATGTTGAAGCAGTGCAGCTTCCGACTGAGAGATGTGATGGTTGGATGGAGATAGAGTTGGAAAGGTACAACGTTGGtagtggtggtgatggtggtggtgatAATGGAAGTATGGTGTTGGAGATTTGTATGAGGGATGTTGATGGACTTAATTGGAAGGCTGGTCTTCTTGTTCAAGGGATTGAATTACGTCCTTTGGACTGA